The Festucalex cinctus isolate MCC-2025b chromosome 6, RoL_Fcin_1.0, whole genome shotgun sequence genomic sequence GAAGGGGACTCTGGAGTGCAGAGGCAGGCATCGTCGGTGCAGGCAGAAGTGTCGGTGGTACTTTTTTCTCACAGTCAGGAAATCTGCCGGAGAAAACAGTTGGAATCGCAatttttttccatcattaaTAACACATCAAGTGACTTGTGTGTTCTTAAATTGCTCTTATGCCTTCCCCTCCTCTCTCCCGCCTCATAATAAAGTTTAACACACTACAGCCACCAAACATGACTATTTCTAAACGTCCCTAATAAATCCACTGAGCTCCCGCCGTTCACAAGCTGCCGGCCAAACCCAGGAAGAGCATAAAAAGTGCCAGATGACTTTATGACTCCCCCTTCCCTTCCtccatcctcatcctcctcccctCGTCCCCGGCAGAGGGAGAAGCCCCACGCCTGGAGGTATACGCGTCTTTAGATTCTCCTCCCGtgtcattttgtttaataaaagcCTGGGGGCGTATTTGCATGGCATCTTAACGCTGGGATTAACAAAAGTACCGGGACAATGGAGACCCGCCGAGTGTGTGATCCCCCAGCGGCGGTGTTCATCTGATCAGAATCCTCGAGCCTCCAAGCTCTCTCATTTTATACATCTCACCTGTTGCGGTGCAGCTAAGTGTGTAATTAAAGCcaatcgtaaaaaaaacaatccgaAGTGCCCACACATGCAGTTTTCAGCTTCTCGAGTGGGATCGTTCCGATTTACGACGTTTTGTGAGGGGAAGTGAATGCATCGACGGGTCTTGTCTTGTGTTTCTTCAAACACAAACGAAACCTTAATAATCGACTTGCATACGTAACTAAACCTAGACGGTAAAGtatcatatttgtattttactttGCTTAATCAAAAATATTTAGCAACACTTTCAAAAACGTGTCATCTAGTAGAATGTAGTAATTACGACATAGGCGGGAGAGCGCGAACGCATCAATCAGTGGCGATGGTTGGCGGGCTGTCCTATCTCATATCCACACAGTTgacaaaaacaattatttaaacaCATGCACAGACAATTATAAAAATGTTCATACACGTGATATTATTTATCAAATAGatgtaccatttttttcaactcACTAGATACGTTATTTGCAAGTTGGCGGTGAAGCTTAAACACAGCAAATACACACCAACAAAGTAACGATTGAAATGTTGGCCTAATTACCGATGTAGTCATTTGGAGTGAGTatcgtttattaaaaaaaaagtgtgatatttatCGTAGACGTGCATAATTTACGTTGTTTTAGTGGATTTTATACTTTCCGACGTTGGCGGTCGAGCTTGAACGCATCAGTCAGGAGCGCTAATAAGCGGTGGTTACAAAAGTCATATCTTTTTTACCATCAAGCAAATAACGATTTAAACATAAGTACCAACAAATATAATTATTTTggatggttttttttaaaattaacaatTACAACGCATTACctataaaataatacataatttaattttcatttcccCCTTCACTTGATAGAAGTATTTACGACCTAGGCGGTAGTATTTGAACGCAGCAAACATTTGGAGGAGATTCAACCGTGTTTCTCGAGGTAAAATGACGAACTTTTAATTCTTACTTTTATTGGATTTACACGCCATATGCCAACCGAGAGTGActtctttttgaacatttaacgTATTTAGCCAGTTACAGATAATATTGTTACCTCTTTTGgtctttttcattttgaaatcgTTAATTTATCGTTAAAAAGTGCATCTGGTTTAACGTCAGTCTCCAGAAAGTCTCCAACCGAGAGTGActtctttttgaacatttaacgTATTTAGCCAGTTACAGATAATATTGTTACCTCTTTTGgtctttttcattttgaaatcgTTAATTTATCGTTACAAAGTTCATCTGGTTTAACGTCAGTCTCCATAAATTTCCATTTTAAGTCATAATTGAATTTCCGGAAGTTGTGAGACTTGGCCTTGCGTGACTTACTTGGCCTGGCGATGGAGGCTGGctcgaccaccaccaccacgctGGCGAACAGCATCAGCAGCAACGTGAGCAGGTAGAGCAGGTTGAAGATCCTCATCTCGGGTCTGATGAGGAGTCTTGGTTCTAACACTTTCTTGTGGTTCTTTTCAGCCCAGAAAGAGAAGACCCTGCCTGGGTAGGCAATCCTGGAGAAGCCCCTAAAATGGATGACGTCCCTGCAGTGTTCACAGTATTTTCCAGAGACTTGAGAGCTAAGTGACAAAGGTGCTTCTCCCCCCACCTCCTTTATACTGGCTTTCCAGAAGCCCCCCCACACCCCTAAGACCACCACCCACCCATCACCCTCCACTTCAACtgctcacacacacaagcatggCACATATTGACCCCACATGTAGAGGGTAATTCGAATGGCAGGAAGCCCCCACCCGACCCTGCAACTGTCCCCttgaacacacacatacaagcacacacacgcacgcactttGTGTGCGTGATTGATATATAGAGTAACAGtgaatgattttgtaaaataatcTTAATAATGGCAATTTTCCCCTCTCAATATTGTGATTGCGATTTAaaatcggattattatttttttgaccgctAGCTAAATAATGCTATCAAATAAAGGAAAATCACTACGATAGTCACAATTTTCAATATTTACAGATGAACAACacattatttgtagtaaatgAAGAATTTTCAGACCAATTGAATGAAACCTACAGAATGATGGTGAGTGAATGATGAATCGGTCAGGGTAACCTGGCGGTGGATACCAGTAatggctgccctcttgtggccattttactatCAGAAACTAAAAATGAGAAGATAAGaaaattaattttatgcaaTATGCAGGGAAAATGCTCTATTGGATTATAAATGGTTTTCTATAAAATTAtctgtgatatatatatttatgtatcaaaagaacTAGTGGTACTCGTACTGctatcggtctggaaaaaaagtagtATAAAATATTCCTAGTAATTAGTATACAGTGGACCACCTCTATTCGCGGGGGATAGAGACGGAATAGCGGAAATCTGCGTacagtataatttaattttaaatgcatTGAGAAATTTTAACcccaaaaattaatttgaaaaaaaatgtaataataaacctCTAATAagtgttttttgaaaaaaaaataatcagcgaCTGGATAAATCCGTGGGTGCTGAACTGCAAGTATCCAGCAGTTTTCttgaattttgaaaaaataaacaataataataataatagtaatttgaAAGACTGCACTTACTGCATCGCTGGATGATGCACatcaatacatttatttaaagaaaaaatgtcatcagtagaatacaataaacaaattaagaaaaaaaatatttaaaaaacaaaaataaagtcataTATATTTAGAATATAATAGAAGAAAGTCTGTAGCTCTACATCCTTGGTTGATTAAAAACAagggttaaataaatacatttaaaatgattacaatagtttttttgttgtttttttactgggcaaaaataattttaaaaatgtcttcaatTGTAACACATGGTTTGTAATAGTAACATTCTAGTGAGCAAAAATTTAGggtaaaacaaaaattataaaTCGCCAAACTCAGTATAGAACGTTTTCTGTCATGAATTTACAAAAGAAATGTAAATGATTATGTCTAGTCATAGAAATGGAACATTGTGGCAAAAGTCTAAAAGCTGCATCACTTAAGTttgattatataaaaaaaagggggggggtgtAAAAATCTGCATGTCTCGTACGCTGTCACCTCATTAGCGCGTCTGCTCGGCGCCGTGAGCGACTCCACCATTGAGCGCGCCTCCAATCAATTAGCACATTAAGATGAAATGTCGCCCATTGCATGTGAATGAGGATTAAGGG encodes the following:
- the apela gene encoding apelin receptor early endogenous ligand yields the protein MRIFNLLYLLTLLLMLFASVVVVVEPASIARPKLHVWALRIVFFTIGFNYTLSCTATDFLTVRKKYHRHFCLHRRCLPLHSRVPFP